Proteins encoded within one genomic window of Tidjanibacter massiliensis:
- a CDS encoding NADH-quinone oxidoreductase subunit N, with protein sequence MDLGNFLVMRQELGLLAVFVVLLLFDIFAGETRAMRWFRPLAIVLFALHTVAGFFCCLPEGSAFGGMYITSRLTVLMKNILNLGTLVVFMQAGEWLRGRETAIREGEYYVITLATLLGMYLMVSAGNFMLLYIGIEMASLPTACLAAYNKYREKSAEAGAKYILMSTLSSGIMMFGLSYLYGAMGTMYFADMQPLVSADFMTVLGFVFFFAGLAFKISLVPFHMWAPDVYEGAPTATTAYLSVVSKAAGCFVLLLTLHHVFGNIGRIWYYILWAVTVATIVVGNLFAIRQRDIKRFFAYSSISQAGYIMLGVLHGTPEGLSAVVYYVLVYLFANMAAFGVIASVENHSGRTDIGAYDGLYKSNPKLALVMMLAVFSLAGIPPVGGFFSKFFIFAAAAAKGDYLLVFIALVNTVVSLYYYLRIIKAMFINAPEGGISERLRTDGYNRASLVFCTVGILASGVVSNLYGYISGIGF encoded by the coding sequence ATGGATTTGGGTAATTTCTTGGTAATGCGCCAGGAGCTCGGTCTGCTTGCCGTGTTCGTGGTACTGCTCCTGTTCGATATATTCGCCGGCGAAACGCGTGCGATGCGGTGGTTCCGGCCGCTGGCGATTGTCCTTTTCGCACTGCATACCGTGGCCGGATTCTTCTGTTGTCTGCCCGAAGGGAGCGCCTTCGGGGGAATGTATATCACGAGCCGGCTTACGGTGCTGATGAAAAATATCCTGAATCTCGGTACGCTCGTGGTCTTCATGCAGGCCGGCGAATGGCTGCGGGGCCGGGAGACGGCCATCCGCGAGGGGGAGTATTACGTCATCACGCTCGCCACGCTTCTGGGCATGTATCTGATGGTCTCCGCCGGGAACTTCATGCTGCTCTACATCGGTATCGAGATGGCATCGCTGCCGACGGCATGCCTCGCGGCGTACAACAAGTACCGGGAGAAGTCGGCCGAGGCAGGAGCGAAATACATCCTGATGTCCACGCTCTCGTCGGGTATCATGATGTTCGGCCTCTCATATCTCTACGGTGCGATGGGGACGATGTATTTCGCCGACATGCAGCCGCTGGTGAGCGCCGATTTCATGACGGTGTTGGGATTCGTCTTCTTCTTCGCCGGACTGGCTTTCAAGATTTCGCTCGTGCCTTTCCATATGTGGGCTCCCGATGTCTATGAAGGGGCACCTACGGCTACCACAGCCTACCTTTCGGTAGTTTCCAAAGCGGCGGGTTGCTTCGTGCTGCTGCTGACGCTGCATCATGTATTCGGCAACATCGGTCGTATCTGGTACTATATCCTGTGGGCGGTTACGGTGGCGACCATTGTGGTGGGCAACCTGTTCGCCATCCGTCAGCGGGACATCAAACGTTTCTTTGCCTACTCGTCCATTTCGCAGGCGGGGTACATCATGCTCGGCGTGCTGCACGGTACGCCGGAGGGACTCTCCGCTGTAGTGTACTACGTGCTGGTCTACCTCTTCGCCAACATGGCGGCGTTCGGTGTCATCGCTTCCGTCGAAAACCACAGCGGCCGTACGGACATCGGCGCTTACGACGGACTGTATAAGTCCAATCCGAAACTCGCCTTGGTGATGATGCTCGCGGTCTTTTCGCTCGCGGGTATCCCTCCGGTCGGCGGTTTCTTCAGTAAATTTTTCATTTTCGCGGCAGCTGCGGCGAAGGGGGATTACCTGCTGGTCTTCATTGCGCTGGTCAACACGGTAGTATCGCTCTACTACTACCTGAGGATAATCAAGGCCATGTTCATCAACGCTCCGGAAGGCGGCATTTCGGAACGTCTTCGTACGGACGGTTATAACAGGGCGAGCCTCGTATTCTGTACGGTCGGGATACTTGCTTCGGGTGTTGTGAGCAACCTCTACGGCTACATCAGCGGAATCGGGTTTTAA